One stretch of Zonotrichia leucophrys gambelii isolate GWCS_2022_RI chromosome 13, RI_Zleu_2.0, whole genome shotgun sequence DNA includes these proteins:
- the SYNPO gene encoding synaptopodin: MALQGGKSSGSCQRDLRGLNGEAPQPPVNGSSLALAEEPAAPPKCPGSATELPPTAENPSQEWKVVKIQRVLINPDFEPRKTGLSRSASLSEKELKEAKARSQRIAAQLTTAPGPSSKGVLLFHRRRQRVEGLTGAGHGGGQPLSPAEPRPRQGAMEHSQGQGMKPEPGQPGNPGEGMLANASPCQELPAEAQQVPLSVYLKENMAAAATNGVQEQAAGGMERGVEGLGNAAAPAGPNPLPAFVLPQSPEEGKNGKVPGEVPAEMPAEVPAEVPSEVPSAPAGTATGMAPPGGQQQNGTQGRQYYEVHLTLAKPKPVKNRTARPFGTQASPASAQPAEEPPAPELPPPPTYAETLSSPPPLTRVRSPPAYSALYPSQVQKVLPDPLLGCGVSGPNPLPKTGILEESAARRGSRKSMFTFLEKPKLSPNPDLLDLVQSADSRKKQKEHGEPSTEDEPFALGAEASNFVPNSTARGVQHLPPAEDAPAWSSCLKSPTIQPKKKPQPSHILTEARGKGAELFARRQSRMEKFIIEAPSQPELLRSPSPTMSLPPSWKYDNNAYLSPMVSRRPSKSPCRPSKTPPASLYGNNLMESEVSQKELEISRHQPYQLQSSLFILSPSKGPARSIPQEVPPPRPSLPDSYPCPQQASCPASPLPPSPVWHPPVVPSAGQGSASPFPSAAGALPLAQESRASPAAPAEALLASPCRLLPPRAKAGFQAPRPSYSTRNAGIEPQDRRSSLPASPTWTPRLARRPGSLDGWASPASVPELDEGPPTSPPWSERSLSPLRQDAEPRASRQMQARLARNIINAARRKSSSPKALGLESSRPFTPIPAGPPSLPQSPRLGPRAPALQAAGSALGSLGSPSPTHRSPLRSPRAGSPQPCASPGIPRAAWAEGRRLLPPSSASPCPVARLSPVPKSPLPSPVVGGRSSAKRGTSRSPTDSDVSLDSEDSGTKSPGIHSFNLCPRGWSSSLRLKTGALPSGAPCTS; encoded by the exons GTCTCTCCCGCAGCGCCAGCCTCTCGGAGAAAGAGCTGAAGGAGGCGAAGGCGCGGAGCCAGAGGATCGCGGCCCAGCTCACCACGGCGCCCGGCCCCAGCTCCAAGGGCGTGCTGCTGTTCCACCGGCGCCGGCAGCGCGTCGAGGGGCTCACGGGGGCCGGGCATGGCGgggggcagcccctgagccccgCGGAGCCCCGGCCTCGCCAAGGAGCcatggagcacagccagggccagggcatGAAACCAGAGCCTGGCCAGCCCGGCaatcctggagaagggatgCTGGCAAACGCCTCCCCGTGCCAGGAGCTTCCTGCCGAAGCCCAGCAGGTGCCACTCAGCGTTTACCTGAAGGAGAACATGGCGGCAGCCGCCACCAACGGCGTGCAGGAGCAGGCGGCCGGCGGGATGGAGAGAGGGGTGGAGGGGCTCGGAAATGCAGCAGCCCCTGCGGGGCCGAACCCCCTGCCAGCTTTTGTCCTGCCACAGAGCCCCGAGGAGGGGAAGAACGGCAAAGTGCCTGGGGAGGTTCCCGCTGAGATGCCCGCTGAGGTGCCCGCTGAGGTGCCCAGCGAGGTGCCCAGCGCGCCAGcgggcacagccacagggatggcacccccaggagggcagcagcagaacgGGACACAGGGCCGGCAGTACTACGAGGTCCATCTCACCCTGGCCAAGCCCAAGCCCGTGAAGAACCGGACAGCCAGACCCTTCGGCACCCAGGCATCCCCCGCCAGCGCCCAGCCGGCCGAGGAGCCCCCCGCCCCCGAGCTGCCCCCACCACCAACCTATGCAGAGACCCTCAGCAGCCCCCCACCCCTCACCCGTGTCCGCTCCCCCCCTGCCTACTCGGCCCTGTACCCCAGCCAGGTGCAGAAGGTGCTGCCGGATCCCCTCCTGGGCTGCGGGGTGAGCGGACCAAACCCCCTGCCCAAAACTGGGATCCTGGAGGAGTCGGCTGCAcgcagaggcagcagaaagtCCATGTTCACTTTCTTGGAGAAGCCAAAGCTGAGCCCCAACCCCGACCTGCTGGACCTGGTTCAGAGTGCAGACAGCaggaagaagcagaaggagCACGGGGAGCCCAGCACCGAGGATGAGCCCTTTGCCCTCGGGGCTGAAGCTTCCAACTTTGTCCccaacagcacagccaggggtgTGCAGCACCTCCCACCAGCTGAGGATGCTCCAGCGTGGTCTTCCTGCCTCAAGTCTCCCACCATCCAGCCCAAGAAGaagccacagcccagccacaTCCTCACTGAGGCAAGAGGGAAGGGGGCTGAGCTCTTTGCCCGCCGACAGTCCAGGATGGAGAAGTTCATCATTGaggccccctcccagcccgaGCTGCTGCGGTCACCATCGCCCACCAtgtccctgcctccctcctggAAGTATGACAACAATGCCTACCTGTCACCCATGGTCTCCAGACGCCCCTCCAAGAGTCCCTGCAGGCCCTCCAAAACCCCTCCTGCATCGCTGTATGGCAACAACCTCATGGAGAGCGAGGTGtcccagaaggagctggagatcTCCCGGCACCAGCCTTACCAGCTCCAGTCTTCTCTCTTCATCCTCTCCCCATCCAAGGGCCCAGCAAGGTCCATACCCCAGGAGGTGCCTCCACCCAGACCCTCTCTTCCCGACTCCtacccctgtccccagcaagCCTCCTGCCCGGCCTCTCCGCTGCCTCCTTCTCCGGTGTGGCATCCCCCCGTGGTGCCCAGCGCcggccagggcagtgccagccccttccccagcgcTGCcggggctctgcccctggcccaggagagccgagccagccctgcagccccggcCGAGGCGCTGCTGGCCTCGCCCTGCCGCCTGCTGCCGCCGCGGGCTAAGGCGGGGTTCCAGGCACCCCGACCCTCCTACTCCACCAGGAACGCCGGCATCGAGCCGCAG gACAGGCGCTCGTCTCTCCCTGCATCGCCCACCTGGACGCCCCGGCTGGCGCGGCGCCCGGGCAGCCTGGACGGCTGGGCCAGCCCGGCCTCGGTGCCCGAGCTGGACGAGGGGCCCCCCACGTCCCCTCCGTGGAGCGAGCGGTCGCTGTCCCCGCTGCGGCAGGACGCGGAGCCCCGCGCCAGCCGGCAGATGCAAGCGCGGCTGGCCAGGAACATCATCAACGCCGCCCGCAGGAAGAGCTCCTCTCCCAAAGCGCTGGGGCTGGAGAGCTCCCGGCCCTTCACCCCCatccccgccgggccccccagcctgccccaaTCGCCCCGGCTGGGGCCGAGAGCGCCGGCGCTGCAGGCAGCGGGCAGCGcgctggggagcctgggcagcccctcgCCCACCCACAGGAGCCCCCTGCGCTCGCCGCGGGccggcagcccccagccctgcgcCTCCCCCGGGATCCCCCGGGCCGCCTGGGCCGAGGGGCGCCGGCTCCTGCCGCCGTCCAGCGCCTCTCCCTGCCCCGTGGCCCGGCTGTCCCCCGTCCCCAAGAGCCCCCTGCCATCCCCCGTGGTGGGCGGGCGCTCCTCGGCCAAGCGCGGCACCTCCCGGTCCCCGACGGACTCGGACGTCTCCCTCGACTCCGAAGACTCGGGGACCAAGAGCCCGGGAATCCACAGCTTCAACCTGTGTCcgcggggctggagcagcagcctgaggcTGAAGACGGGGGCTCTGCCCTCAGGGGCTCCCTGCACCTCCTAG